The genomic region ATTATCCAAAGGGTTTTTAACTGAAATGTTAAATGTTGGAGTCTCGATCTCAGACATTTGCGCTCATATTTGTAAATAGTATTTAAAAAATGGCAGAATCAAACAGTATTGGAATAGTGACTTGTATTTTGCATCTAGAAGTGTAAGAATTTTAGAAGACTGCTATTTCATCAGTCAAATGTTGCACTGTTTGATAAGACAGGGTAAAGAAAACCACCATTTTAATAAGTTTAGTTGTGAGTTTGACATTTTACCACAAGAAGTCACTATAATACTATACGTTATCAAACAGGGTTGTGCTGAAAATCAAATGAACCACAGCCAAATTAATTATTTGCAACTAAGAGTAAGATTAAAAAAGACATGTATAACTTATTTCTTGATAAAATACattctaaaatgtaaatatatgtgATTTCTGAGTATGTAGTGCACATATCTTTTTAAGGCCCAAAGCAGacgtttttatatcaatatcaaatcatttctgggtaacaattaagtaccttactgtaatagattACGATGAAAATggtcaaaaatgtattttttgctAAAAAAAactttctcaagcaataatttggctaggactgtctgggagtggtcagTGTGGAGGGGAAATTAAAACTAGCTGGTATTGGCACTCTCTTTGTCGTTGGTCTATAAACCAATTTACACATGGTGATGTCGCCATGGAAAGCCAAAACTCTCgcccatgcaaacctgctgattagaaggtgCTGTATAGATGTGAGAAACTCTCTTTTCATGGCACTTCAATATCGAAGTGaatttttcgtagcaggttaggaaactgaggttaaggttaggaaaagggttagggttagtgaaaaTGCTCTCCAAATCTTCTACGAAAATTACTTTGCATTGAAGTGCTGTGAAAAGAATGTGTCCCTGCTCAGgtgttgcatgcatcaaccaatggttgtgtgCCAAGTCATCCATTGTGTCATCGACtgacagattgctataacatatgatgtggttagctgacacacaaaatacctatccaggcagTATAAGATCTGGCAAGTGTCAGCAAGGCCTGGGCAGAGGAACATGCTCCGTATTTTCAACCAGAACTATCAGGAAGCAACCCCGATCACATTTTTGTAAAACAcatttacagtgttagtttcatcagctgttgtacaatatgaaaTACAATTATTTTGACTTCACAGGGCCTTTAAATGTAGGCAAACAAGTTTTCAGCATTCAAACTCATCTACCCAGCcagattcagcaccatggacagtgaaGATCAGAATACCTGCGATCTGACGATTAGAACAACAGTGCTATTTTAAGTGATTTTCAAGACACCCAAAGTCAATTTAAAtccacaacaaaatctgcaggaTAAAAAGCAATATAATCAAACATTCAAATAAGTAAACAGGCTATATTAAAGTGCACTAAACATagagacagactaaccatggagaacactaaacatgatgacagattaaccagGGAAGTGAATTTAACAGAGGTTTAAGCTAAAACAACAGAATCTGGGTAAATCTGTGTGAAGAGGTGTGGCTTTAGTGTGGATTTGAATAGTACACAAGTAGGCCAACGCTATTTTTGCACTGTAAAACTTTTTTAAGTGTTATGTTTTCCCAGATTCATAGTGTTATGCAGCCCAGGCCTATCTAGGAAGGCTGGGCATAAATAGTTTGCTCACAGCATCACATGATGACGTGGGCAACATAAACACTTAAACTCTGTGGATTAAAGTTAATAGtaatcaaaactaatttcaccACGAAAGGAAGTGCAATCGAAATGAATGAAGAAGACAAGGTCATTCCAGTGAGTTAATAAAATGACAAGGTGTTGCCTGTCAGCGTTGTAGACTACTGCCTCACAAGCCCGGGCTTTAGTGGCACTGGCATACGCGCTTGCCTCTGCACTGAAGGAGCCACCGAACGCGTCCGCGTTGCAGCTCTCACTTTCTCCCGCTACAGTATGTCCTACAATGACATATTTGGTGGGGATTTGCAGCCAACAATAGGATTGGATTGGGACTAAATCAATGAATAAAACGATATTGAAATGAATATTATTAACAAATATTTCCCAGAAGATTTTGGGTTCAACCTAAGGCTGACTAGGACAGATCAATCAACTTGATCCGACACAGTCAGCCTACATGTCATACGTAAGTAAACCCACAAGAGAGACAATATTGCAAAGGCAGGAAGGACCATGTTCGATGGAAGGCGTAGGGGTAGGCAATCGAAAACGTTTGACGGGGAAATTTCTGTCAATATTAGCTAGTCCTACTGAGTGGGCAAGTAACCTTTCCCGCGCTCTTCCTAAAAATACTATTTGTGATGTCATAAAGGTCTAACGTTCCATGACGTAGCATGTAGCCCTAAATTACAGTCCCTGCCTGCAATATTGTCCTCACTCTCGACCTGAACTCAACTTGAATGTAACCAACACAGACAAGGACATGCTTTTTGAGATATAAAATAGCTTGAATGGATGAAGAAAAGGTCAGCTAAATTACTTCATACAATATTGGGGGAAAGTAAAAAAGGGTAAAGCAATATAAGCGGATATTTCTTGTAAAAAGCTATAACATATTGTAAAGCAAATGTACCATTCTTTATAAAGTCACCAGCTTAGCTCTGAAATGGCTGTAGCTCTATTTATGATGTCCTCTGCACAGATCTACTCTGACATTGACATATTATTACTTATTGGAATGTCTGACCTTCAGGTAGCACAGAGGGAGGATGGTGATCCtcagagggaaggaaaggaagtTGTTGAGGAAGAACCGGTGGCCACGCCCAAAGAGGAGGCCAAGAAGGGAAGGAAGGTAAGATAGCACGAGTGACAGAGCACATAATAGGCCTACTGGGTTACACTCTGTACCTGATAGCAGCCATACCATAGATATCTATATATATCAGATAACAACATACGTAGTAGCTGTTTTCAAAACGTGTTTTAAGAGCTGTTTTGACCTGGCCCATAGCCTATTCATAAattgtctcagagtaggagtgcttatctaggatcagttttgcatttGTGATCATAATGAATACAATTATTTGGGCAAGTTTGAGCCCACACCTTATCTGATGAACTTTATGTATACGGGCCCTGGTGTTACATGTCTGCCATCATTTGAGATCTGgaatctgttctgttctatcctagGCAAAAAGTAAGAGGAGTGGCAAGAAGTCAAGGAAGCTGGGCACTGACAACGATGCAGGTCAGAGATTTACCTCTGTAGTACTACATTGTTTCTCTATTCTGTCTGTGATGTGCAGGTTGTGCTATCCATTTTCAATGaaactgtagtctactgtaatcAGTAAGAAAGGTCACATAGATAGCTTTATTCAAATAGGCCTATTCTAAAACCCTAAAACAATGAAATCAGAGTATTAAGAGATAAAACTGATTTCTCTTTAATTTTGTTTCTACTTCCTCTATGGCAATCATCTTTAGTCTCCAGGAATAAACACCTGGATAGAGGATCTGTAATTGAGCTCCTGGAGAAGAAAGCTGTTAAGGCTGCATTCGGCCCAGGCAACAAGGATGAGATGGAATACTCCTACCCAATCCTCATCTCATTCCTGCGCAATCTTACTGATGAGTATGTTAAAGTTTTTCTGTAATGTTCAACATTTATGAAATATTGTGCAGTGGGAACTAAACACTAACTAAAACACTTATTTTAAATGTTCTAGGCAGTGGCAAGTGATCTACAAAGGACTAAAAAACCCTGTAAGTTTCCCTACTTGCCTTTGACCTTTGATGTGTCAATGATCTGTTGAATTCAGAGATTAGCCATCAAGTCATATTCTGTTATTCATGTTCATTTCTCTGTCAGACTTCATCAAACTTTGAATTCAGTCACAGACAAGAATAACAATGTTGATCAAATGCATTCTGTTCGATCTAGAATACTTGACATCACAGTTCCATTGAAAAGACTGtttttgttctgtttgttcaaAACAGATGACGAAGGAACAGCTTGCCAAATTGTGCAAGACAATTGTAACCTTCATCACACAGACCACCCTGCAGATCCTGCTGCCAGCCCTGGCCCGCGTACTTGGGGTAAAGGACTTTGCTGACGacgacactgactcacccaagaGGGGTGGCAGTGCAAGATCCTTTGCTGCCTTTGATCAGGAAAGACTGGAGCTCATCCAGGAAGTTAGATATCTGGCGAAGAAAATGTATAAGGGCGGCACAGGGGCTCAACATCTCAGGTCCCTAACACCCTCTTCTAAGAGGTATGTTCCCCTTAAGGTTTTCATGTATGGATTTCACCAAGATCATCTATCCCAGTGTTAGCCAATGCAATTTACTCTATCTGATGTAGTACAAAATGTAATGTATCAGCCTTAATGAGCATGTAAAGCGATCAAAAGGACATGTAGATATTTAGAATACTAAAATTACAACGCTTGACCGATTTGCCAAGTTAAGACAGGAATTATCATGCTTTGCTTGTTCGTTTTAAAGTTCCCAGACCTCAGTGAAAGTCCACCTGGGAATGACAGAGGACAGAATCATCAAAAGTGTCCAGGAGCAACTGTCTGATCATAATATCCTGTCCTCTTGCCCACCTGAGCTGACTGTTGGTCTTATCAAGGTGGTGGTCGAACAGCTTAACTCTGCCCTCTCTGCGACCATCAGCAGAGCCATTTCAGGGCAGTCCTCCCCTATTTCTTCTGGTAACCAGGCCGCTGAACAAATGGTCAACATGGTCCAGAAATGTTTTGATGATCACGCCACTCCAGAGGACCAGAGCTTCACCTCTGTATTAGAGTCATGCATTCCACCTGCAACAGAAGAGGTGATGACTGTTATTGCAGAGATGGTGGGTGAATTGGAAAAAAAAGATCCGGAATTGGCTAAGGTTTTTCGAGAAGTGGCTGTGAAAGTTAAAATGTTGGCATCTGGCAGTGACCTTGTAGTGGAGCACCTGGATGTTGAAGACTCTCCTGTTCCAGAGGAGCTGAACATAATATGTACATCTTGCAAAGCAATGATGCAAAATCTTGGCACTCTGTTTAGTGTGAAGTTCAAGACCAAAGCCTCAAAGGCTGTGAGTGAAATTCTTGTGAGAAGGTTAATGAGCGATATCTCTGGTATGGTTCAACCTTCTCATTCGTTTAGTACCACTCCAAGCTTGATGAATGCATCTCGCCCATCTGACAGGATCCTTGATTCTGCGGCCACTGAGCTCATACAGACCAAAGTAGAATCTGAGGCATCAAAAATAATTGATAACTTTGTTGAAGATGTCAAGGACATTGTGCAGTATGCTGAATTAGATCAGCCAACAAGCACCCAGAGAGATACCCAAGTGGGACACTGTACGACAAAGCGGAAACCCTTCCATGCAGCTCGTAGACTCTGCGAGAGACTTCAGGCAAAGCTGGAGACATTGTTCCTCAGAATGGGTGGAGCTTCAGTCCAAGGGGAAGAACTTATGGAAAAAACTCCAGTGCTGTGCTTCTGGAACATAATGACTCCAGTGATCTGCCTCTTTCAATCCTGAGCTTGCCTTCCCCATGTAGGAGTGAATCCCCTATATCAGAACGTAGTTCATCTTCTTTATCTGATGGATGTGATTCAACTGACACTTTAGGAGAAAAAACACCAGAGCAACCTGAAACCAGTAAGAGTGAGGCAATACTGCAAGTGGTCAACTCAACAGGACTTGGTTCTCTCCGTAAATGCCAAAGTGAGAACTCTCAACcattactgtctctctgtgattcCAACATGGTGCCCTGCACCAAAGAGGTCTTGTCCCAGATTGTGACCATGTATAGGTCAGAGGTGGCAGATTTGGAATGCACATCATCTGTTGCAGAGGGTTCATCTTACAACTCCCTTGAAGTCTGTGGCTTTTTGGACAGTGTCATGTCTTATCTAGAAGACATGCCTGTGTCTGGTTCTTCATGGTTGGAAGGATTAAGAGATACTCCAGCCTCAGTCATTGAGAAACTCTCCAGTGAGGAGTTCCAGATGAACGCTACCAACGAAGTGCGAAAAATACTGCTCAAATCAGTCAGTAGCTTTCCCAACAAAGTCAGTTCCAGCCAGACAGATTCTCAGATGTTGCCAGAAAAATCAACAATTTAAGGCATACAGATATAACTGCTTTTGAAATCGTTGGATCAATTAGAAATGACATGAAGAGCCTTTTCCCACCCACAGAGTCTTCTACTACTCTATGGCAGGCAGACTCTATGCTTCAACAGAGTGATGAGAAAACCTCAGAGTACACTGAGGCCACACCCAAAGGCTCACAGTCTGGTTTGGAAGTATCTGAGAAGAAGATCTGGACAACTGCAAAGACTATTTACCACAATGTGAAGACAAAGATGAGGAATTATTTTACATGGCAAAATCAAGTcaaagcaacaacggctcaagcCAAAAAGACCCTCAGCCATATTCTGGTTTCAATTCAGAAAGAGCTGTCAAAATCTGACCAAACGGTGACTGCGCTTTCACAAATAGAGAATGTGGTTGGAATG from Oncorhynchus keta strain PuntledgeMale-10-30-2019 chromosome 18, Oket_V2, whole genome shotgun sequence harbors:
- the LOC127908946 gene encoding uncharacterized protein LOC127908946, which encodes MSYVAQREDGDPQREGKEVVEEEPVATPKEEAKKGRKAKSKRSGKKSRKLGTDNDAVSRNKHLDRGSVIELLEKKAVKAAFGPGNKDEMEYSYPILISFLRNLTDEQWQVIYKGLKNPMTKEQLAKLCKTIVTFITQTTLQILLPALARVLGVKDFADDDTDSPKRGGSARSFAAFDQERLELIQEVRYLAKKMYKGGTGAQHLRSLTPSSKSSQTSVKVHLGMTEDRIIKSVQEQLSDHNILSSCPPELTVGLIKVVVEQLNSALSATISRAISGQSSPISSGNQAAEQMVNMVQKCFDDHATPEDQSFTSVLESCIPPATEEVMTVIAEMVGELEKKDPELAKVFREVAVKVKMLASGSDLVVEHLDVEDSPVPEELNIICTSCKAMMQNLGTLFSVKFKTKASKAVSEILVRRLMSDISGMVQPSHSFSTTPSLMNASRPSDRILDSAATELIQTKVESEASKIIDNFVEDVKDIVQYAELDQPTSTQRDTQVGHCTTKRKPFHAARRLCERLQAKLETLFLRMGGASVQGEELMEKTPVLCFWNIMTPVICLFQS